One window from the genome of Elusimicrobiota bacterium encodes:
- a CDS encoding alpha/beta hydrolase: MKKYFNLFILTATLTLALNACAKIEPGPDDKARFIASDGMIIAGKYVPPKTPDKITFILLHGLSSTKDEWNRFEAKLIERGCGYFAYDLRGHHGSSKNTDGREITINEIVNSGQISEIEKLVSDIDGAVKYLKHNGIKKEKIGLIGASIGANISLIYASKNKFIPIVVLLSPGWNYTGLETNTAIQQYGQRPLGLAASPGDKYAYDTATQMVLVGRQLKSDTAFFEGVQAQHGTQMLTDEFDSKLLNWIDGNLGDVVKKSRYGLK; the protein is encoded by the coding sequence ATGAAAAAATATTTTAATTTATTCATTTTGACTGCAACACTTACATTAGCATTAAACGCCTGCGCGAAAATAGAGCCGGGGCCGGACGATAAGGCCCGATTTATTGCATCCGACGGCATGATAATTGCGGGGAAATACGTCCCGCCAAAAACTCCGGACAAAATTACCTTTATATTGCTTCATGGTTTATCCAGCACGAAAGATGAATGGAACCGCTTTGAAGCAAAACTAATTGAAAGAGGCTGCGGCTATTTCGCCTACGACCTGCGCGGCCACCACGGAAGCTCAAAAAATACTGACGGCCGGGAAATAACTATAAATGAAATTGTAAATTCCGGGCAAATTTCGGAAATAGAAAAACTTGTTTCGGATATTGATGGCGCAGTCAAGTATCTCAAACATAATGGGATAAAGAAAGAAAAAATCGGGCTTATCGGCGCAAGCATAGGCGCAAATATATCGCTTATTTATGCGTCCAAAAATAAATTCATTCCGATTGTTGTCCTTTTATCTCCCGGCTGGAACTATACAGGGCTTGAAACTAACACCGCTATACAGCAATATGGCCAAAGGCCATTGGGTTTAGCCGCATCGCCGGGTGATAAATATGCCTATGATACCGCCACACAGATGGTATTGGTTGGTAGACAGTTAAAAAGTGATACCGCTTTTTTTGAAGGCGTCCAGGCGCAACACGGCACCCAAATGCTTACAGACGAATTCGATTCTAAATTGCTTAATTGGATAGATGGGAATCTCGGGGATGTTGTCAAGAAGTCAAGATACGGTTTGAAATGA
- a CDS encoding ATP-binding protein, translating into MDNELVKRYINDWNERVVPTPKERETRLRETSRIQTVIGARRVGKTSLLYDKIRDLITVQKVPKEQILFLNLEDPLLDGVTFQGFKKILEIHWSLFPQTTSKKLYLFIDEPQVVTNWEKAVLSLHNEGTYELFITGSSSKLLSKEIATSLRGKTRTTILYPLSFREFCAFKGQSFDASRISTKQKAALMHAIDLYLQYGGYPEVVLEDDEVEKTVLLKDFFDLTIYKDIIDRYAIKNTTLVRWLINYMVSCATKEISINKVFNTLKSSGQKVSKNTLYEYFSILEDCFFITTLRKLDRSVKNEGMSIPKVFLNDVGFLSLFSDHDYGKRLENTVAIELMRRKAVQPLMSINYWKSKEGKEVDFIVSEGKKVIQAIQVCFAFNDPSTRERELSALAFCLEHYGLKDGLVITRDYESIQHIGKKTIHVLPVWKWLLSK; encoded by the coding sequence ATGGATAATGAACTTGTAAAAAGATATATCAATGACTGGAATGAGCGTGTGGTACCGACTCCCAAAGAGAGGGAAACAAGGCTCAGGGAAACCTCGCGTATACAAACGGTTATTGGAGCCCGCAGAGTGGGGAAAACGAGCCTTTTGTATGATAAAATAAGAGATCTTATTACCGTCCAAAAAGTTCCGAAGGAACAAATACTGTTTCTTAATCTGGAAGACCCTCTTCTTGACGGTGTAACTTTTCAGGGTTTTAAAAAGATACTTGAAATTCACTGGTCGCTGTTCCCTCAAACAACTTCTAAAAAACTATACTTGTTTATAGACGAGCCCCAGGTAGTCACAAATTGGGAAAAAGCAGTGCTTAGCCTTCATAATGAAGGAACTTACGAGCTTTTTATTACTGGTTCCTCTTCAAAATTATTGAGCAAGGAGATTGCGACTTCACTCCGTGGCAAAACGCGCACAACAATTCTTTATCCTCTTTCTTTCCGGGAGTTTTGTGCTTTTAAAGGGCAATCCTTTGATGCCAGCAGGATATCAACAAAACAAAAAGCAGCTCTTATGCATGCAATAGATTTATATTTGCAATATGGCGGTTACCCGGAAGTTGTGCTTGAAGATGACGAAGTTGAGAAAACGGTTCTTTTAAAAGATTTTTTTGATTTGACCATTTACAAAGATATTATCGATCGGTATGCTATAAAAAATACAACTCTGGTCAGGTGGCTTATAAACTATATGGTATCTTGCGCAACCAAAGAAATAAGCATCAACAAGGTATTCAATACTCTTAAATCTTCAGGGCAGAAGGTAAGCAAAAACACGCTTTATGAATATTTTTCAATACTTGAAGATTGCTTTTTCATAACTACCCTGAGGAAACTTGACCGGTCTGTGAAGAATGAAGGGATGTCAATTCCTAAAGTATTTCTTAATGATGTGGGTTTTTTAAGCCTTTTTTCGGATCATGATTACGGTAAACGGCTTGAAAACACAGTTGCGATTGAGTTAATGCGCAGAAAAGCGGTGCAGCCTCTTATGAGTATTAATTACTGGAAATCAAAAGAGGGGAAGGAAGTGGATTTCATTGTTTCCGAGGGGAAAAAAGTTATCCAGGCAATTCAAGTTTGTTTCGCATTTAATGACCCTTCTACTAGAGAGCGTGAACTTTCAGCGCTCGCGTTTTGTCTTGAACATTACGGATTAAAGGATGGGTTGGTCATAACCAGAGATTATGAATCAATTCAACATATTGGTAAAAAAACAATACATGTTTTGCCTGTTTGGAAATGGCTGCTGTCAAAATAA
- a CDS encoding iron-containing alcohol dehydrogenase: MNNNFQFYLPARIIFGKSAVNSLPEAVYKEENCVLLVTGSKSARNTGLADKVKTILKDKKIILFDKVAPEPDTEIIDEGIKLAKQNNCKAVIGLGGGSALDVAKAVAALVHEKSFISVADFLEVDGTRKLLIPGVPFIAVPTTSGTGSEVTKNSVIINKKLANKRSLRSDLIFARCAIVDPELTLTLSAKMTAETGLDALTHTIEGYISKKSNKFTDAMAIKSIELVQESLITAVKYPDNYEAREKMSLASLYGGILIANSGVGLVHAIAPFLGSLYGTTHGLAVAVLLPYMMEYNMPSTEGKIDDELIAAVKNISEEIGIPQALKELGIPEKDIPLIAEKSMTSVSIKINPAPIDYNSMVKLLQKCWAGS; encoded by the coding sequence ATGAACAATAATTTTCAGTTTTATTTGCCTGCAAGAATTATTTTTGGAAAAAGCGCGGTTAATTCGCTTCCTGAAGCTGTATATAAGGAAGAAAACTGTGTTTTGTTGGTTACGGGAAGTAAGTCAGCCAGAAATACCGGGCTTGCCGATAAAGTTAAAACGATACTGAAAGATAAAAAAATAATTCTGTTTGATAAAGTAGCGCCTGAACCGGATACTGAAATTATTGACGAAGGAATAAAGCTGGCAAAACAAAATAATTGCAAAGCTGTCATCGGACTTGGCGGGGGAAGCGCGCTGGATGTAGCCAAAGCCGTTGCCGCCCTGGTGCATGAAAAGAGTTTTATTAGTGTGGCGGATTTTCTCGAAGTTGACGGCACCCGAAAGCTCTTAATACCAGGCGTGCCCTTCATCGCAGTGCCAACAACGTCAGGAACCGGTTCGGAAGTTACAAAGAATTCTGTAATTATAAATAAAAAACTTGCCAATAAGCGGAGTTTGCGTTCGGATTTAATTTTTGCGCGCTGTGCGATAGTTGACCCGGAGCTTACGCTTACCCTTTCAGCAAAAATGACTGCAGAAACCGGCCTGGACGCGCTTACGCACACAATTGAGGGTTATATTTCAAAAAAATCTAACAAATTCACTGATGCGATGGCAATTAAAAGCATTGAATTGGTACAAGAATCGTTAATTACCGCTGTAAAATATCCCGATAATTATGAAGCGCGCGAAAAAATGTCGCTTGCATCGCTTTATGGCGGAATATTGATTGCAAATTCCGGTGTCGGCCTGGTTCATGCAATAGCGCCCTTCCTGGGTTCGCTATATGGAACCACTCATGGGTTGGCTGTTGCAGTTCTTCTTCCTTATATGATGGAATATAATATGCCGTCAACTGAAGGGAAAATAGACGATGAGTTAATCGCGGCTGTTAAAAACATTTCGGAAGAAATCGGTATTCCTCAGGCGCTTAAAGAATTAGGCATACCGGAAAAAGATATTCCTTTGATAGCCGAAAAATCCATGACTTCTGTTTCAATAAAAATAAACCCTGCGCCTATTGACTATAACAGCATGGTAAAACTGCTTCAAAAGTGTTGGGCCGGTTCCTGA
- a CDS encoding bifunctional metallophosphatase/5'-nucleotidase, with product MLKNKFMKRLVLLIFSVFLSAQLIFAKNPAKVTILSMNDFHAEFNKAAIISSYINYYRKNQNNVVWVMSGDYFKGSALDSISKGKASIEILNKFAPDALSLGNHEFDWGADILEKRMKEAKFPFVCSNIVYESNPEKYFAQPYLIKEINGVKILFIGIIMENLDSLIGKDRALGLKVLPIKDTIEKICKKYGKDANLTVVLSHQGLREDELLAKELAPDAGVDIIAGGHSHALTENPEKINDIIITQDGAKGKTLGKLDVTVDLESRSVKDYDWKLIPMVETNEIKPDKTVTELLEKEEKVFAPGINEVIGRLTAPCDFHNFSCDAILEQLVVDSCFTNSGGIRKGLAGPEIKIRDIWEIFPFDDYWIKFKITPRQLWQLIESNIKFESERVIFSKSVKYTYDSSLEKGRRLIEVKINNKKIDRNDDKKLYSCATTDYLWNKIKGTEDFKKNGGYQELKDNDYKDLYIDYIRKHKVIESKLDDRAKDISQWR from the coding sequence ATGCTCAAAAATAAATTCATGAAAAGGTTAGTTCTACTAATTTTTAGCGTCTTTTTGTCAGCGCAGTTAATTTTTGCTAAAAATCCGGCAAAGGTAACAATTTTAAGCATGAATGACTTCCATGCAGAATTTAATAAAGCGGCAATAATTTCTTCTTATATAAATTATTACAGAAAAAATCAGAATAATGTTGTTTGGGTGATGTCGGGAGATTATTTTAAAGGTTCGGCCCTGGATTCTATATCAAAAGGGAAAGCGTCCATAGAAATACTCAACAAATTTGCGCCGGATGCGCTTTCCCTGGGTAATCACGAGTTTGATTGGGGCGCAGATATATTGGAAAAACGAATGAAGGAGGCCAAATTTCCTTTTGTTTGCTCAAATATTGTTTATGAATCAAATCCCGAAAAGTATTTTGCCCAGCCGTATTTGATAAAAGAAATAAACGGCGTAAAAATATTGTTTATTGGAATCATAATGGAAAATCTGGACAGCCTTATCGGAAAAGACAGGGCTCTTGGCCTGAAAGTTTTACCCATTAAGGATACAATTGAAAAAATATGTAAAAAGTATGGTAAAGACGCAAATTTGACGGTTGTTTTATCACATCAGGGTTTGCGGGAAGATGAATTGTTAGCAAAAGAATTAGCGCCTGATGCGGGTGTGGATATAATAGCCGGCGGCCATAGCCATGCTTTGACAGAAAATCCTGAAAAAATTAACGATATAATCATAACCCAGGACGGAGCTAAAGGAAAAACTTTGGGCAAATTGGATGTAACGGTTGACTTGGAAAGCCGTTCTGTAAAAGATTATGATTGGAAACTTATCCCTATGGTTGAAACAAATGAAATAAAACCGGATAAAACTGTAACTGAATTGCTTGAAAAGGAAGAAAAAGTTTTTGCTCCCGGTATCAACGAAGTTATCGGCAGATTAACCGCCCCCTGCGATTTCCATAATTTTTCCTGCGATGCAATCCTGGAACAATTGGTAGTCGACAGCTGTTTCACAAATTCCGGGGGAATCCGCAAGGGCCTGGCAGGGCCGGAAATAAAAATCAGAGATATCTGGGAAATATTTCCGTTTGATGATTATTGGATAAAATTCAAAATAACACCCAGGCAGTTGTGGCAGTTAATTGAAAGTAATATAAAATTTGAAAGCGAGCGTGTAATTTTTTCAAAGTCAGTGAAGTACACCTATGATAGTTCTCTTGAGAAAGGCCGGCGTTTAATAGAAGTTAAAATAAACAATAAAAAAATTGACAGGAATGATGACAAAAAATTATATTCCTGCGCAACCACGGATTATTTGTGGAATAAGATTAAGGGTACGGAGGATTTTAAGAAAAACGGCGGTTATCAGGAATTGAAAGATAATGATTACAAGGATTTATACATAGATTACATCAGGAAACACAAAGTGATTGAATCAAAATTGGATGATAGAGCGAAAGATATTTCGCAATGGAGATAA